From the Musa acuminata AAA Group cultivar baxijiao unplaced genomic scaffold, Cavendish_Baxijiao_AAA HiC_scaffold_1108, whole genome shotgun sequence genome, one window contains:
- the LOC135666556 gene encoding uncharacterized protein LOC135666556 has protein sequence MSGAPKVRSMNVDEPEAKPVLGPAGNKARLVVAARKTGLKSSRKAEKVEPELLDEKQSSTSLADSSSPSPNAASALRRHELLLRSNLSLNASCCSDASVDSFCSRASTGRIGSSSFLRRPRRIVSKPEKIGVRLEKMVPDGTTMPPPEYLDGKRRCAWVTPNTDPCYAVFHDEEWGVPVHDDKKLFELLSLSGALAEHTWPAILSKRHLFREVFMDFNPTLVSKLNEKKIIVPGSTANSLLSEPKLRAIIENAPQVIKIIEEFGSFDRYCWSFVNHKPILSGFRNSRQVPVKSAKADAISKDLMRRGLRSVGPTVIYSFMQASGITNDHVVTCYRFKECAATNLSTDGGEGNLVNANHKVEENTIGSEEAGGVDLELPTAAADRLNIS, from the exons ATGTCGGGGGCGCCCAAGGTGCGGTCCATGAATGTTGACGAACCGGAGGCGAAGCCGGTGCTCGGGCCTGCCGGGAACAAGGCTAGGTTGGTGGTTGCGGCTCGGAAGACTGGTTTGAAGTCCTCGAGGAAGGCGGAGAAAGTGGAGCCGGAGCTTTTAGATGAGAAGCAGTCTTCAACTTCTCTTGCTGATTCATCATCGCCGTCTCCTAATGCTGCTTCGGCATTGAGAAGGCACGAACTACTTCTGCGGTCCAACTTGTCGCTTAATGCTTCATGCTGCTCGGATGCTTCTGTGGACTCATTCTGTAGCCGGGCGTCTACTGGGAGGATCGGAAGTTCAAGCTTCTTGAGGAGGCCGAGGCGGATCGTTTCAAAGCCAGAGAAGATTGGCGTGAGGCTGGAAAAGATGGTTCCTGATGGTACGACAATGCCGCCACCGGAGTACTTGGATGGGAAGAGGAGGTGCGCCTGGGTGACTCCAAATACTG ATCCTTGTTATGCTGTTTTCCATGACGAAGAGTGGGGGGTACCAGTTCATGATGACAA GAAACTATTTGAGTTGCTTTCATTGTCAGGTGCATTGGCTGAACATACTTGGCCTGCAATTCTGAGCAAGAGGCACCTATTTAG GGAGGTTTTCATGGATTTCAACCCAACATTGGTCTCCAAGCtcaatgagaaaaaaatcatAGTCCCAGGAAGCACTGCAAACTCCTTATTGTCAGAGCCAAAATTGCGGGCCATCATTGAAAATGCACCCCAAGTAAtaaag ATCATAGAGGAGTTCGGATCATTTGATAGATATTGTTGGAGCTTTGTGAACCACAAACCCATCTTGAGCGGATTCCGAAACTCACGTCAGGTCCCTGTAAAATCTGCTAAAGCAGATGCTATAAGCAAAGACCTGATGCGGAGGGGTTTAAGGAGTGTCGGTCCAACAGTCATCTATTCCTTCATGCAAGCCTCGGGTATAACCAATGATCACGTTGTAACCTGTTACAGATTCAAAGAATGTGCAGCTACTAACTTATCAACGGATGGGGGAGAAGGGAATTTGGTTAATGCTAATCATAAGGTGGAAGAGAATACAATTGGAAGCGAGGAGGCAGGTGGTGTTGATTTGGAATTGCCAACGGCAGCGGCGGACAGACTGAACATTTCATAG